In a genomic window of uncultured Flavobacterium sp.:
- a CDS encoding glycosyltransferase, translating into MILVLFSIFTIYIITIGLLIYGFTKVKKYQKTDLKPQTSFTIIVPFRNEAENLPNLLQSFSNLNYPNDLFEVILVDDSSKEKFQVSGFRFQVSIIDNIRVSNSPKKDAISTAMQHVKTNWVITTDADCLVPENWLLAFDNYIQQNDVSMLAGAVSYECENSFLDHFQQLDLTSLQGATIGSFGLGKAFMCNGANFAYTKSLFEKLNGFDGNNKIASGDDVFLLQKAANLFPDKVHYLKAEEAIVITKPTENWKTLFYQRVRWAAKTSSYQSSFGKVLGLIVFFGNLSFVIAFFFSVLGILPYPFFVLFAFSKFIIDFVLLYITNQFLTKTRIKSLLLSSLFYPFFSSAVALYSLFGSYEWKGRKFKS; encoded by the coding sequence ATGATTTTGGTTTTATTTTCCATATTCACAATTTATATAATCACTATTGGATTGCTTATTTATGGCTTTACCAAAGTAAAAAAATATCAGAAAACAGATTTAAAACCCCAAACAAGTTTCACGATTATAGTTCCGTTTAGGAATGAAGCCGAGAATTTGCCGAATCTTTTGCAGAGTTTTTCAAACCTAAATTATCCAAATGATCTATTCGAAGTAATTTTGGTTGATGACAGTTCTAAAGAGAAATTTCAAGTTTCAGGTTTCAGGTTTCAGGTTTCAATAATAGACAATATTCGTGTTTCGAATTCTCCTAAAAAAGATGCTATTTCAACAGCAATGCAACATGTGAAAACCAATTGGGTAATTACAACTGATGCTGATTGTTTGGTGCCCGAAAATTGGCTTTTAGCATTTGATAATTACATTCAGCAAAATGATGTTTCAATGCTTGCGGGAGCAGTTTCTTATGAATGTGAGAATTCTTTTTTAGATCATTTTCAGCAATTAGATTTAACCAGTTTGCAAGGCGCAACAATAGGAAGTTTTGGACTTGGGAAAGCTTTTATGTGCAACGGAGCCAATTTTGCCTACACAAAATCTTTATTCGAAAAACTTAATGGATTTGATGGAAATAATAAAATTGCCAGCGGTGATGATGTTTTTTTACTTCAAAAAGCAGCGAATTTATTTCCTGATAAAGTTCATTATTTAAAAGCAGAAGAAGCTATTGTTATTACAAAACCAACTGAAAACTGGAAAACATTATTTTATCAAAGAGTGCGTTGGGCGGCAAAAACATCTTCGTATCAAAGTAGTTTCGGGAAGGTTCTTGGATTGATTGTTTTTTTTGGAAATCTTAGTTTCGTGATTGCATTTTTCTTTTCTGTTTTGGGAATTTTACCTTATCCGTTTTTTGTTTTGTTTGCTTTTTCGAAGTTCATAATTGACTTTGTATTGCTTTATATAACAAATCAATTTTTGACAAAAACCAGAATAAAAAGCTTGCTTTTAAGTAGTTTGTTTTATCCCTTTTTTAGTTCGGCTGTAGCTTTGTATAGTTTGTTTGGTTCTTATGAATGGAAGGGAAGAAAGTTTAAAAGCTAA